A stretch of DNA from Alphaproteobacteria bacterium:
GCGTTTTCGTCAAAGGTAAAAATCGTCACATGTGATAATTTCATACCCTGTTCAGAAATCGATAAGGCATGAATAATATGCTCTTTTTCTTTTTTATTACCTTCTTCCAATTGGCGTAACCATAACCCCGATGGCGATACAGTTAACATGCTGGTACGTCCGGAAAAATGCTTGAGCTCCAACTGCTCAAACCGCGCCAGCATCGTAGCCGCAACGGGATTATAGGCCATGATAAATATCCACCCGAATAAAAACATGGCAATTAGCGCTGGCATCATAAACTGCCACACAGACACCCCAGCAGCCCGCGCCACAATCAGCTCATGGGTCCGTGTGAGGCGCTGTAAGGCAACCATACCACCAATTAGCCCCGCAAAGGGAATCAATATTTCGGCCATGCCCGGAAGTTTGAAGAAAAACATTTCCATCACCACGGCAAATGTCACGGTTTCTTTGCTAGCGGAGCGGCGAATCAGCTCCACCGCATCCAGCAATCCGGTAATTGCAAGCAATGCCAACAAGGTAAATAGCACCGCCAGCAAATATTGTCTGCCTATATACAACGATAATGTCCATGGTAAACGCATAGCTATTTCCCTTCTTCTGCCATCATGGCCGATGGTGGTTCAGTGGGAATAAGTTTTTCTAACGGGCTGCGCATAATGGCGTATAAACTGGCCAGCGACACACCAACGGGCAGTAAATACATGAATACAATCAAATTAGGGTGCTTCACCACAATATTACTAATAGCCACCACTGCCGCCAACAACATGCCCACACTCACCAATGTAATGGTGTAGCGCCGCCAATTGCCGCGACGGTTAAACTGCCCTGCCAGCAGCATCGACATAACAAAAAGCGTTAATGCCATATTTTGCAGCGGCCATGTAAGACGCTGATGCGCTTCGGCACGAAACTCAGCCCGCTGCACGGGGGTGGCGTTTTCTTCCGGATTCAGCAACTCACCCAAATAACGTTCTTTTTCATCACGTACCCGCTTGTTTCCGGTTTTGGTAAACAGGCTAATATCCAGTACATAATCATCAAATCCAAGAAAAGATAGCTGTTCCTCCTGATGATCAATTTCCTGACGGTTACCATTTTTCAAAATAAAACTAGGGCCACGGGGGGTTTTGACCAATTGCCCTTCTTCGGCCATCATGGTTACGGGTGCATCGGGATCACGGTTATCATGCACCAATATTCCGCGTAATGTTCCATCATCGTTACGCTCGCGAATAAACACTGTTAGCCCCGGCACCGGATTATTAAACACCCCTTCTTGCAACAAGAGCGCCGCATAATTATCGCGGGCAAATGCCTGCATATCCTTATATTGACGATAAGATACAGGCAGCAAATACAGCGAAATCACATAGCCCAATACCACAATGCCAATAGCAAACATCACTGCGGGTTTGGCCAATTGCCAACGGCTGAGCCCAGCGCTTTTCAACACCACCAACTCGCTATCAGCCAGTAGCTTATGATAGGTATACAGCGTGCTGATTGCCAAAGCGATAGGCAGCATAAATCCCAGCAGTGAAGGCAGCATCATGGTTGTCAGGTAAATAAATGCCAGCATGTCTAATCCGCTATTCACTATAAGATCCACAAATCTTAGCGACTGCGTAAGCCAAATTACACAGGTTAGGCCGGACGCAACAAATAGCGTTGCCCCTCCTAATTGTCCGGTAATGTATTTACTGTAACGATACACCCTATAAAACCTTTTTGTTGCCGCATATCCCTTGCACACATCGCTCTTTCTTGCTACGGCTACTACATCTTATACTCTTACCTGATCAGGAGAATCAATCCATGAAAATCAGCTTTTCAGCCATAAAACACGATAATATTGATGCAATTGCCATTGGGGTTACCGAAGACAAAACCCTGACGGCAACCGGAAAAACCTTGGATAAAGAGCTGAATTCACTTATAAAGCGAGCATTGGATGGATCGCGTTTTGAAGGCAAAGCAGGACAAAGCTGCACGCTTATTACCCCCGACAATATCGCCTATCGCCGTGTAGTAGTATATGGCATGGGCAAAGGAAAGAAGCTGGATAGCAAAACCGCCAGAAAAATTGGTGGCGCTATCAGTAAGCAAGCGGATGCCAACGGCATAAAGCACCTGCATATTGTGGCCGAATCGCCAAAAGGCTGCACATTGGACGATGCCGCATTTTCCAGCGAAATTGCCTATGGCGCACTGCTGAAAAGCTTCCGTTTCGATAAATATTTCACCCGCCAAAAAGACGAGCAAAAACCCACACTCACTAAACTCACCATAATGCTGGATGATCATAGCGCCGCCAAAAAATCATTTGCTACCTATGAAGCAATCAACAGTGGCGTTACCCTTACCCGTGAGTTGGTTTCCGAGCCGGGTAATATTATTTATCCCGAAAGCTACGCCGCACGATTAAAAGAACTCACCGCCGAAGGGCTGGAAGTGGAAGTGCTGGACGAGAAAGCCATGAAAAAACTTGGCATGGGCGCGCTTCTGGGTGTGGGTCAAGGCAGTAGCCGCGAATCACGCATTGTTATTATGCGTTGGAATGGCGGTAAAAAAGGCGATGCACCCGTAGCCATTGTTGGCAAAGGCGTTACTTTTGATACCGGGGGAATTTCTATCAAACCCGCAGGTGGCATGGAAGACATGAAATGGGACATGGGTGGCTCTGCTACTACCGCAGGGCTGATGAAAGCCCTTGCCGCACGCAAAGCCAAAGTTAACGTTGTAGGCGTGGTGGGCTTAGTCGAAAACATGCCCGATGGTAATGCTCAGCGTCCGGGCGATGTAGTAACATCTATGTCCGGCCAGACTATTGAAGTGATCAATACGGATGCCGAAGGCCGCTTGGTGCTTGCCGATGCGCTCTGGTATACGCAAGACCGCTTTAAACCGCAATGCATTGTAGATTTAGCCACCCTCACCGGCGCCATTCTTATTGGTTTGGGTGATAACCGCGCCGGTTTATTCTCTAACAACGACAAACTGGCTAAACAATTATTTGATACAGGCGAGGCCGAAAACGAGCGCGTATGGCGCTTCCCTATTGGCGACGAATACGAATCACACATCAAATCCGACATTGCCGACATGAAAAATGTTGGCAAGTCTCGTCTTGCAGGCAGCATTTCGGCGGCGCAGTTTTTATCGCGCTTTGTCAATGACGTACCTTGGGCACATTTGGATATTGCTGGCGTAGCATGGAGCAATGAAGAGTGGGATACCAACGGCAAAGGCGCCACCGGATTCGGCGTACGCTTGCTCAATCGCTGGATTTCAGAGCATTACGAAAGCTAGACTGTCACAAATCCTTCATATTCTTCTGGCTGATTTTTACTGCGATTTTTGTTATATATAGGTTTATGTATTTTACAAAAGGCTTTGGTATACAATGGCAGCAATAAACACTGATAAGCCTGTATTCTCTGCTGAGGCAAGAAAGCTGCTGGCAGATCATGCAGGATATAGTAACAAGCAGATTGATGCGATTCAAGACGCGCGCGTTTGCATGCGCGATTTTGAGGCTACATTTGAAACCATCAAGCAACTAAATGAAGGTAATTCGGAACAGCTTGCCAGCATGATCGAATTAATATATGTAGTTAATGGCATTTCTGAAGCGGCAGAAGAGAACGAGATCAACACCATCAGAAAGCATGCTGATACATTGGCTAACCACGGCAATGCGCTGGTTGCACAAACTATTGCTGTCACTCATGAAGAATGGCCAGATAATGGCTCGGCTTTAGGAAAGCTAATTTCCAAAGGGGTTGCAGGTCGGCAATCTTCGCCGGAACAGGCGCGTGACAAATCCAACCCGAATCATCAACACATGCCCCCTGGGTTTAGGGCGCGAGTAGCAGAATCCCAAGACGCCACACGAAATGCGCTAAAATACCCACAGGCTCCTATTCCAGGCATGTAATGACAGAAATTCGCTTTTATCATTTAACTGCAACACCTTTAGAACGGGCATTGCCGCAATTATTAGAAAAAGCGCTGCAAGCAGGGTTTAAATCTGTGGTAAAAGTCGCTGATGGCTCGTCGCTTACGCAGCTAAACAAGGCATTATGGACATATTCTGCAAGTAGCTTTCTACCCCATGGTAGTGCAGAGGATGGATTTTCCGCAGAGCAGCCAATCTATCTTACCTACACTGATGACAACCCCAACAATGCTACCTTGCTGGCAATCACCGATGGCGCCTCTGCTGAATCTAATGCTTATGACCGTATTCTCGATTTATTTGACGGGCATAACCCCACTGCGGTAGCTGCCGCACGTGAACGATGGAAAACTTACAAAAATTCGGGGCATAATTTGCAATATTGGCAACAAAATGATGTGGGTGGATGGGCGCAAAAAGCCTGACTAGCCTTCCCTACACAATATAGGATTTATCATGACTAAAGATACGTTATCTCCCTTTTCAAAAGTTGAAATAAATGGTTCAGGCAACAATCAAAGCGCATTACTAGTAGTAGACCCAGCGCAAGCGTCAATATTGGCACAAAAAGGCACTATAATGTCTATAGTGGATAATATTCGTGAAACAGGACTTACCGCTACTCCTGTGCAACATGGAAATGAGGTAGGGTTACGTGTAAAAGGCGCAGATATTCCAAATAAATTGGCAACTGCCGCAGAAAAAGCGAAAATATCCATGCCGCAATCAGAGCAACCTGCCATTTCACCGCCTAAAACTGTGTCTCACAGCACCCCGCTTACTGCTCCCGCCACGCCACCGGTTGCAGGAATTCCCCCTCAAACTATCAAGCGTTAGCGCTTTATTTAAATACTTTCCAGCATGATAATTTGCGTATATAACGGCTCTCACGTTAAATACAGGACCTCTTATGGCACATCTTCAAGATATTATCGCCACGCGGCGCAGCTTTGCCATTATCT
This window harbors:
- the lptG gene encoding LPS export ABC transporter permease LptG — its product is MRLPWTLSLYIGRQYLLAVLFTLLALLAITGLLDAVELIRRSASKETVTFAVVMEMFFFKLPGMAEILIPFAGLIGGMVALQRLTRTHELIVARAAGVSVWQFMMPALIAMFLFGWIFIMAYNPVAATMLARFEQLELKHFSGRTSMLTVSPSGLWLRQLEEGNKKEKEHIIHALSISEQGMKLSHVTIFTFDENAHFLSRIDADTATLENGHWMVRDALVTTPGKPAARLPMKTLDTDLTVSQIQDSFASPRTLSFWQLPGFIRSLEAAGFSALRHKMHWHAILSIPFLLCAMAFLAAAFSLRLPRRGRSRAMVVAGIFSGFLFFFISDIVHALGLSGSLPVQAAAWAPTAIVMLIGGAALLHMEDG
- the lptF gene encoding LPS export ABC transporter permease LptF: MYRYSKYITGQLGGATLFVASGLTCVIWLTQSLRFVDLIVNSGLDMLAFIYLTTMMLPSLLGFMLPIALAISTLYTYHKLLADSELVVLKSAGLSRWQLAKPAVMFAIGIVVLGYVISLYLLPVSYRQYKDMQAFARDNYAALLLQEGVFNNPVPGLTVFIRERNDDGTLRGILVHDNRDPDAPVTMMAEEGQLVKTPRGPSFILKNGNRQEIDHQEEQLSFLGFDDYVLDISLFTKTGNKRVRDEKERYLGELLNPEENATPVQRAEFRAEAHQRLTWPLQNMALTLFVMSMLLAGQFNRRGNWRRYTITLVSVGMLLAAVVAISNIVVKHPNLIVFMYLLPVGVSLASLYAIMRSPLEKLIPTEPPSAMMAEEGK
- a CDS encoding leucyl aminopeptidase; protein product: MKISFSAIKHDNIDAIAIGVTEDKTLTATGKTLDKELNSLIKRALDGSRFEGKAGQSCTLITPDNIAYRRVVVYGMGKGKKLDSKTARKIGGAISKQADANGIKHLHIVAESPKGCTLDDAAFSSEIAYGALLKSFRFDKYFTRQKDEQKPTLTKLTIMLDDHSAAKKSFATYEAINSGVTLTRELVSEPGNIIYPESYAARLKELTAEGLEVEVLDEKAMKKLGMGALLGVGQGSSRESRIVIMRWNGGKKGDAPVAIVGKGVTFDTGGISIKPAGGMEDMKWDMGGSATTAGLMKALAARKAKVNVVGVVGLVENMPDGNAQRPGDVVTSMSGQTIEVINTDAEGRLVLADALWYTQDRFKPQCIVDLATLTGAILIGLGDNRAGLFSNNDKLAKQLFDTGEAENERVWRFPIGDEYESHIKSDIADMKNVGKSRLAGSISAAQFLSRFVNDVPWAHLDIAGVAWSNEEWDTNGKGATGFGVRLLNRWISEHYES
- a CDS encoding DNA polymerase III subunit chi, with protein sequence MTEIRFYHLTATPLERALPQLLEKALQAGFKSVVKVADGSSLTQLNKALWTYSASSFLPHGSAEDGFSAEQPIYLTYTDDNPNNATLLAITDGASAESNAYDRILDLFDGHNPTAVAAARERWKTYKNSGHNLQYWQQNDVGGWAQKA